CCAAGGCCCAAAGGTCCTCCCGCCCCACCGCCAAAAGGGAGCCGAAGAGGTAGCCCATGGCGTCCCCCACGTACCCTTTGGCCTTGGCCAGGAAGACCGCCCCTAGGGCCACGGAAAGGGCGAAGAAGACGCCGATGGCGGTGTCCTCGGAAAGCTCGGTGCGCTCCCTGACGAAGGTGATGGCCATGGCCACCCCGAAGGTGAAGGGGAGGGCGAACCACAAGGGCTCCCCCCGCAGGAAAAGCCCCAAGGCCACCCCGGCGAAGGCGGCGTGGGCCAGGCCGTCCCCCAGGAAGGAAAGCCGCCTTTGCACCACGAAGGGGGAAAGGAGCCCAGCGAGAAGGCTCACCAAAAGCCCCGCCAAGAGGGCTCGCTGGAAAAAGGGGTAGGCCAAGGCCTCAAGCACCGCTTCCTCCCCAATAGAGGCCGTGGGCGTGGCCCAGGTGGCCGAAGGCCTGGCGCAGGCACTCCTCGCTCAGGGCCCGTTCGGGCGGACCGAAGCCCACCACCCTGCGGTTCAGCACCAGGACGTGGCTGGCGTGGTGGGCCGCCTCCCAGTCGTGGGTGACCATGAGCACCGTGGCCCCGCTTTCCTGCTGGTAGGCCTCGAGGTAGCGGTACAGGTCCACCTCCCCCGCCCGGTCCACCCCCGTGGCGGGCTCGTCCAGGAGGAGAAGCCTGGGCCTACGGACGAAGGCCCGGGCCAGGTAGACCCGCTGGAGTTGCCCGCCGGAAAGCCTTCCCAAGGGCCTTTCCGCTAGGCCTTCCGCCCCCACCCGCTCCAGGGCGCGAAGGGCCTCCGCCCGCACGCTAGGGCTCAAGCGGAAGGGCCAGCGCCCAAGAAGCCCCGTGGCCACCAGCTCCACCGCCAAAGCGGGAAAGGTGCGGTCAAAGGCCTTGATCTGGGGCACGTAGCCAAACCAGCGGGGATCGGCCTCGGCTAGGGAGCGGCCCAGGACCCGCACCCGCCCCCGGAAGGGCACGAGGCCCAAAAGGGCCTTTAGGAGCGTGCTCTTCCCCGCCCCGTTGGGGCCCACGATGGCCACAAAGGCCCCTTCCGGCACCTTAAGGGAAACCCCCTCTAGGGCCCAGAACTCCCCCAGGCGCACGGAAAGGTCCTCCACCTCCAGGGCCCACACGCCCTTAACGATACTGAGTTTTCACTATTTGGTCAAGGGCTACATGAAGCGCTTGCGCCTCTTGTAGGCCTTCACCTCCTTGAAGCTCTTCCGCCCGCCCCCCTTGGCCACCCCCAGGTAGAACTCCTGCACGTCCGGGTTTTCCAAGAGGTAGTCCCGATCCCCCTCCAAGACGATCCGCCCCGTTTCCATGATGTAGCCGTAGTGGGCGATGGAAAGGGCCATGCGGGCGTTTTGCTCCACCACGAGGACCGTCACCCCCTCCTCGGCGTTCACCCGGGCCACGATGTCAAAGATCTCCCGCACCAAAAGGGGCGCAAGCCCCAAGGAGGGCTCGTCCAAGAGGAGAAGCCTGGGCTTCGCCAGAAGGGCGCGCCCGATGGCGATCATCTGCTGCTCGCCCCCGGAGCAGTAGCCGGCCAAGCGGTGGCGGAGATCGGCGAGGCGGGGGAAGTAGTGGTAGATGCGTTCCAGCTCCTCCTTTAGCCGTGCGCCCTTCCGGGTTAGGGTCCCCACCCTTAGGTTCTCCTCCACCGTGAGGTGCTTGAAGACCCGGCGCCCCTCCAGGACCTGGACGATGCCAAGCCGCACGATCTCCTCCGGGGGAAGGCCGTGGATGGGTTTCCCCTGGTAGAGGATCTCCCCCCGCACCACCTCCCCGTCCTCCGGGATGAGAAGGCCGGAGATGGCCCGGAGGGTGGTGGTCTTCCCCGCCCCGTTGGGGCCTAGGAGGGCGGTGATCCTGCCCTCCGGCACCTTCAGGGAAACCCCCCTTAGCACCTGGATGATGTCGTGGTAGACCACCTCAATGTTGTTGACCAGAAGGAGGATGGGGCCGAGGTCCTCTGGACGCGTGGGGTTCAGGCTCATGGCAGGAAAAGGGGCCCGGGGACATCCCGGGCCCAAAGGGCTATTTGCCGTAGTGCACCTTGCGGAAGAGGGCCGAGGTGAAGGGTTCGGTGATGGGCACGAAGCGCCCGCCCTTGACCTCGAGGATGCGCAACCCCTCCGCCCCCGTGCGCTCGCTCCTGGTGAAGTCCACTTCAATGCCCTGCTTGGTGGACACGGCAAGCCCCGGCTTGAAGGCGTTGGGCCCGTTCATGCCCACGATGGCCTGGTAGACCGTCTCGTTGGTGATGCGCTTGAAGCGCTCCTGGGCCCGCTTCATGGCCTCAATGGCGATGGCCGCCGCCAGCATCCCCGCGGTGTAGTTGTGGTTCTCCACGTAGCCCGCCGGCCGGCCGAAGCGGGCCACCAGGTCCTTTTGCAAGCGGATGCCCGGGGTGTCGTCCTGGACGGTGAAGTAGGGGCTCGCCCAGAGGAAGCCCTCCGCCGCCTCCCCCGCCAGGGCGATGAGGTCCACCCCGCCCGTGTACACCGCCCCCAGGTGGCGCATCTTGCCGGAAAGGCCAAGCCTCCGGGTGTCCTTCAGGATGTTGGCCACCGGCCCCGCCACGTTCTGGTGGACCACGAACTCCACCCCCGCCCCCTCAAAGCGCCGGAGGAGGGCGGTGTTGTCCAGGTTGCCCGCCCCCACCTCCTGCACGTCCACGATCTGGAGGCCAAGCTGCTGCGCCGCCTTCCGGGCGTCCTCCACGGGGGCCCGGCCGAAGGGGGAGGGGTGAACCACCAGGGCCACCTTGGCCCCCCGCTTCAGCTTGGCCACGTACTCCAGGAGGGCCACCACTTGCTCGGAGTAGGTGGAAACCGGGATGAAGTAGTAATCCCCGTTGGGCGGGTCAATCAGGCCCACGTGGTTGGAAGCGGGCAGGGTGGGGATCTTGAGCTCCTGGATGAGGGCTTTCATCTGGAGCATGGCCCCCGTGCTGTAGCCCAGATAGATGGGGATTTTAAAGCGGTCCACCGCCTCCTCAAAGAGGCGTTGCGTGGTGGCGTTATCGTACCGGTCGTCCCGCACCACGCAGTTCAGCACCACCCCCGGGATGGCCCGAGCCATGTGCCGGCAGTAGTCCTCTATACCCGCCCCATAGGGGGCCCCCGTCTCCGAGGTGGGGCCGGTGATGGCCCCCGACCAGAAGAGGGTCACCTGCTGTTGGCCAAAGGCCAGGCCCAACGCCGCCAAAACCGCCGCCAAACCCTTGCGCATACTTCCCTCCTAGTACTTGAACGGCCACGTGCGGAGGTAGCTCCGCA
The sequence above is a segment of the Thermus hydrothermalis genome. Coding sequences within it:
- a CDS encoding metal ABC transporter permease, which codes for MLEALAYPFFQRALLAGLLVSLLAGLLSPFVVQRRLSFLGDGLAHAAFAGVALGLFLRGEPLWFALPFTFGVAMAITFVRERTELSEDTAIGVFFALSVALGAVFLAKAKGYVGDAMGYLFGSLLAVGREDLWALGLLGLLGLFLLPLWGALAYATLDRELALADRLPVVFHDYLLSGFIAVSLVLAVKVVGALLVAAFLVIPGAAARLLASTFARMTLLSLLFAVLSTLLGLFLSFLLDWPSGASVVLAQAALFALAFTKALFPHGK
- a CDS encoding metal ABC transporter ATP-binding protein, with the protein product MWALEVEDLSVRLGEFWALEGVSLKVPEGAFVAIVGPNGAGKSTLLKALLGLVPFRGRVRVLGRSLAEADPRWFGYVPQIKAFDRTFPALAVELVATGLLGRWPFRLSPSVRAEALRALERVGAEGLAERPLGRLSGGQLQRVYLARAFVRRPRLLLLDEPATGVDRAGEVDLYRYLEAYQQESGATVLMVTHDWEAAHHASHVLVLNRRVVGFGPPERALSEECLRQAFGHLGHAHGLYWGGSGA
- a CDS encoding ABC transporter ATP-binding protein; its protein translation is MSLNPTRPEDLGPILLLVNNIEVVYHDIIQVLRGVSLKVPEGRITALLGPNGAGKTTTLRAISGLLIPEDGEVVRGEILYQGKPIHGLPPEEIVRLGIVQVLEGRRVFKHLTVEENLRVGTLTRKGARLKEELERIYHYFPRLADLRHRLAGYCSGGEQQMIAIGRALLAKPRLLLLDEPSLGLAPLLVREIFDIVARVNAEEGVTVLVVEQNARMALSIAHYGYIMETGRIVLEGDRDYLLENPDVQEFYLGVAKGGGRKSFKEVKAYKRRKRFM
- a CDS encoding ABC transporter substrate-binding protein, yielding MRKGLAAVLAALGLAFGQQQVTLFWSGAITGPTSETGAPYGAGIEDYCRHMARAIPGVVLNCVVRDDRYDNATTQRLFEEAVDRFKIPIYLGYSTGAMLQMKALIQELKIPTLPASNHVGLIDPPNGDYYFIPVSTYSEQVVALLEYVAKLKRGAKVALVVHPSPFGRAPVEDARKAAQQLGLQIVDVQEVGAGNLDNTALLRRFEGAGVEFVVHQNVAGPVANILKDTRRLGLSGKMRHLGAVYTGGVDLIALAGEAAEGFLWASPYFTVQDDTPGIRLQKDLVARFGRPAGYVENHNYTAGMLAAAIAIEAMKRAQERFKRITNETVYQAIVGMNGPNAFKPGLAVSTKQGIEVDFTRSERTGAEGLRILEVKGGRFVPITEPFTSALFRKVHYGK